A genomic region of Serratia fonticola contains the following coding sequences:
- a CDS encoding Globin, with translation MSINYEALFNSSYDRITAKDHGDRFFSHFYKLFIESTQELKIQPTAEHQQAQQKIIYKSFFYMLSVATTHIVADYLEHVAREQSAQGLNLPASVFAYWRRAVLQTVRDLDPLCDEEVLTAWAIFMAPGLEFMRRQAELHHDTAKGHHNER, from the coding sequence GTGAGCATCAACTATGAAGCGTTGTTCAACAGCAGCTACGATCGGATCACCGCGAAAGATCATGGCGATCGGTTTTTCTCTCACTTCTACAAATTGTTCATTGAAAGCACGCAAGAACTGAAAATTCAGCCCACGGCCGAGCACCAGCAAGCGCAACAAAAAATTATCTATAAATCCTTTTTCTACATGCTTTCGGTTGCCACTACCCACATCGTTGCCGACTATCTGGAACATGTCGCACGGGAACAAAGCGCACAAGGCCTGAATCTGCCAGCGTCAGTGTTCGCTTACTGGCGGCGAGCGGTATTGCAAACCGTACGCGATCTCGATCCTTTATGCGATGAAGAAGTCCTTACCGCGTGGGCGATCTTTATGGCCCCTGGCCTGGAGTTTATGCGGCGACAGGCCGAATTACACCATGACACCGCTAAAGGCCACCATAATGAACGCTAA